The Prunus dulcis chromosome 5, ALMONDv2, whole genome shotgun sequence genomic sequence tttttaaaaaataatttaaaattcataaaatttaaaaatgaaaaaaaaactaaaggtttagggttcataaatggtcctcaagattaaaatccttctataaattgttttttcatttataaataattttaaaaagaaaaccaaaattttatgaattttaaatttttttaaaaaaaattcgtaaggaccatttgtgataagtgtgtaaacctcagggatgttttgtgatatatatgtatgccacgatagcaaactaacagagtttttgacagaccctaacgtcagggaccatttgtgattccacatactaactttgaggaccataagtgacacaaaaaaacattaaggatgcaatctgatagtttcgtaaacctcagggatgttttgtgataataagcccaCAATTTAATCACTTCATaaactttctttgctttttattgtttatgatttttactttagaaaatgaaaataaattaaataaataaataacattattAAAGTTTTCTATCATTAGATATTTTAGCATTACAGACAAAATTACGCATGTACACGTATGTAACGTTGTGTGATTAGCACTCTTACTTGGCAGTATGAGAGAATGCTAAACATCATCTTTTAATATCCTATGGTTAagacttcattttttttgggtaatgaTTAGACTTCCAATATTAAGAAGTGATACTACGTTAAGATGGTCACGTGGTACATCTTGTATATGTGTTAACCATGTCGTCCATCCTCACTGGCAATACGATAAATGAAGGTCAGCTATCTAAAATTTCTGGTTTTAGATATTATGGTATCATTGACAATATTGATTAACTATTGAATAAGAAATACTCATTtgttaaaagaataaaataaataggaTTTATTCtcccattttttttattttttttttttgtctctaGGGGTCAAAAAATATCCTATCAAGCTACAAGATATAACATTAGGCCAAAAAAGATACAAGAGACTCAGGGCATTACCAATTCATATTAGCATTTCAAAAATTGCAACTGGAAGAACACTCAAATGTGCTGAGGGTCTATACCCTTGGCCAACCAGAAAAAGGGCCCACATGGgtaaggagaaaaaaagagacaaGGTAATCTTCGCACAATGTTCTGTGAGTGCCTATACACTGAGATATTGTTCACAAACAAAGACTCCAAAATTTTAAGGTTGTCAAGCCAGTCTCTGTGTTGGCTTAATATGAAACATCagagaaatagaaaatgtGGTGAAGTAACTCTCTTGGTCTAGGTAACCCAAAACCTCATAGAAGCAACTCCTCTATAGTCAAAAATGAAGTCAATAGACCACCCCTGATGTAGAGAATTGGAATGGTTTTAGTTGTCCTCCAATATTAGGTTCAATTGGTTAGTAACCTGGGTAGACCAAGTCTTTCAATCAGATTCCTTTGAAGAATTGAAACTGCCACCAAGTCCGAGGACCTTGGAACTTTCCTCTCCGTTTGCAGAAGGACTCCCTTGATTATGGTTATCCTCATAGCCAGCCGTTCGAGGCTTTCCTGGTCTTGATCGGATGTTGGTACCCATGGGGAAGGGTTCCTatagagagaaggaaaaggagGGGGTCAGTCATGGAGTATATGTAAGGAAGGGGGAATTTCAGAGTCTGGACAGTTCATCTCATGATATCTTACTGGATCCCCAGCATTTGGACCCTCTGTGTGAAAGAGAATGGGACGACAGCGTTTGTCTTCGTTCATCAAACTTGAATTCTGGAAATGGGCAATAAGAGCAGATTTCCCCTGAATACGAGCATATGCAAGTGATGCCACCTTTTCACTGTTAAACTTCTCCCATTTTTTACCATTGAACGCCTGCAACAGAAGTAATATACTGTCACTTGCTAGTGCAATGAAAAATCCGAAACAAAGGAAAATGTCACACAGCAGATGACTTTTTTCAGCAAGTAAATGACACATCTAAGTCCAGCAAACCTTAAAGAAGGGAACAATCTGATGAGGATCAACCATGTTGATGAATGCATATCCCACATTGCATTTGTTCTGTGAAAGGTAGACACGCAAAAGttgaattagaaaaatatatggtCTCTACTCAATGAAAGATGATATACTATACAATTTCCTTGCCTTGAAGTCAATTGGCAAATAAAGAAAGTCATAAATTCCTCGGCACTGCTCATCAATTGCAGCAAGAAGCATCTTTGAAGTATACCTGTAACAATCATTTAATTAGTTTAGCAAATCAGGAGAATTACTATGTACAACTAGATAAcaatttatacaaaaatatgATTATTGCAGTTAAAAGAATGCATGGTTATCATAGTACTGTAGCAGGTACTTCAGGACTGTGCTGTTGCACTTTAAGTTATAGACAGATcgtcattttctttctttctcaattttATGCAATTATGTTAAGCACTAACCAAGCAGTAAGTGCTACAGTTAATGCCTATTTAATATGGTAGTTGGGTTAGTATCTTATGAAATTGGAAGGTAATGAAGCTACCATGTTAGGTTGACTtcttatgattttcaatataaTAACGGTCGACTGCAATGTGGCATTAACCACATCTTTCAGATATGCTATAACATTACAAATGAACATGATCACATAAGATTATCAAGACCCGAGGACATCCAACTACCTAATATTTTTCCACGTATGACATCCTGTATGTATAACTAGTCTTTCCCAAGCAGACAATCATGAGCAGCCCAAAAAGCGATAAGACAACTCTGGATGGACAAATGAGATGTGAACAGATACTGGAAGTACAAAAGCAAGAATGGGAAAATGTTCATCCAGAAAAATCTTCCAGCATGTTGAGTATagagtaaaaagaaaagatggcAGGTTGAGTATAGAGTAAATGATATACATACTTGTTGGGAATGTTCTTTATCATCAATGTGGTTCTTCTGTCTTCCCCGCGCAATATACGTTCAATATCAAGCTCATATTGTTTCTTATCAGCAATGTTAGAATTTGCTTCATTTCTTCGGTGAGACAGGTGTCTAACACGTTCATTCGGAGAATCAAAAGAGGTAGGCATTGAACTCATCGAATTCCTTCCAGGAAACATGTGGCAGATCTCCTGTGAAGAGCGTTGTCGGGCACTTGTAGTCATATCCAAGAAATTTCCACCAACAAGAGAAAATATGTTGTGTGAAGGAATTTCCATAGGATGCATCTGGGGACTGCTGGGAAAATGTGCAATGCCAAGAGAACCCAAGTGAAGACTAGAAGTGTCAGGAGACTCCCCTGAATAGGCGTGCCTTTTCCAAAGGGAAGGGTTAACAGCCGGAGCTGATCCTACATGGTGCTGCACAGGTGATGTACTGTTCAGCATATGAGGTGGTGTTCTGTGGAATCCAGGCATTTGTGGAAAGCGATGTGCATTAGGACCATTGATAAATGATGGTGAATTCTGCCACATCATGGGACTTGAAGGATGCTTCTGGTATGAGTTGGAGTTATTCCACAAATAAGGATGTGCATGAACAGGGCAGCTCCCATTTCCAGGAGATCCAAAAGCTGTATGAGAATAGACTTGTAAACAACAAATTCACCAGAATAGTGACTAGATTTTAAAATGTCATTAACCTCAATCCAAAATGCAATGAAATAAAGGTACACTGAGTTAGTGATGATGAGAGACAAACTCTAGACTTCATCTAAACTATATGGAAACAAGGACCACAGAAAGGCACTATGAGAACCACCACTCAATCAGTAACACTAATATGATTCCTACATCCCCTATCTAGTTTAACATGAAcaatataatgtaaaaataaGAGAAACAGATAGCAcacaataaaacaaaagaagcagagatgTAAGAAGTGATGGGTCCACCCTCTTTGCATTATTCCTCTTTACAGCCCaggaaaactaaaaaaaagtACGACTAATACTGTAGAAATCTAGGAGTGCAAAATGCTGGGTGCTAAAACGGGAACCAAATATAGAACCAAAATTTACTCTGAGAAAGGATAATGGGGGGATAGGCTAGGAAGAACGGAGAAAACAATTAGCAAATTCAACAAAGTTATGTTTCAGATATCAAACATTGCAACACGTAATACATACTAGATAAAACAAAAGTTCTCTGGTAAGGTCCTTCAATAAAATCATCTCAGTCGTTAAATCATATAAGGATGACTAGGATGCATTGAGACGCATTAGCCTGCTGTACAAATTATCTGTCCATTAGAACTCTACTAAAGAATGACATAAAGTAATATAATGAATGTACCTCCTCCATTCAGTTCCATTAGGTGACCATTTGCATTGACTCCACAAGTGGGCCTTCTGTCTGTTCCTTCTGACATTCTAAGGCCCACATTGCCAGTCATGTTTGCAATAGCACCAGAAGAGTTGCACGGAATACCATGGGCTATGTCATGATACTCAGGCAAGGAATGAGGATGTAAACTGGGAATGCACTGGTTACCAAACTTCACGTCATCCAGAGAGTGATCGGGCTCACAAAGGCTAAATTTTCTCCCTGCAGACGCAACTGTCGCCGGAGAGGGCAAGGTATCTGGAACACTTGAACTCTGATGAAGTAAAGCATTTTCAATTAATGCGCTCACAGGTGATCGGACTGCAGAATGTAAGCCCAGGTTAGATCCATTAACCATGCAGCTTGATTCAACCATTCCGGGACGAAGCATCGCTGTAATAAAAGCaaggtaaattttttataaaaagataCACACAAATTGAAGCAAGAATTCTTAACAAGCAGATTCATACCCTTGCATCCTGTTGATAAAGATTCACTCGGGCTATGACCAAATTTATATTCATCTTGCTCCTGCTCAGAAACTTGAACCAAACTGCAAAAGGAATGTTTTTTTCTTACAAAGGAGAAATTtaagaatttcaaattaaagcGGGACACAATGAACAAGTAAAATGGAACAGTAACATGCTAAGAGAACATCCAGGAGAATATCAATACATTAGGCAACAAAGCCAAAAATTGCCTCTTTTAAGATCAAAACCCCACAAAGAAGAGAATTTATAGAAAGTCACAATCCCCCTCAGAATCTAACAAGGACTCCTTTTTAATAAGAGCTATAGATAATCAATAGGAAGAGTAAATTATCAGTACCCCCTCCTTACACCCCCTGGACGGCTTGGTTCAAGCTTGATCTGCTTCCCACCAATTTCACTCCTATTCAACGCATGAAGAGCAGCTTCTGCAGCTCTAACATCATAAAATTCTATGAACTTGTTATGAGGCTTGTGTGGAGTCTCACGGATCTAGAAACAAAACATAGCAACCACATCATATGGAAAGTTCTTTCATCCTCTTAGAAGCAAAGCAAAATAATAGAAGGAAAAACTTGAACAATTTGAATGACttacttctttaatttctccATAAGATCCAAAAGTTTTAGAAAGCTCATCATTAGAAACAGAAGAATCAAGGTTGAATAACACCAGCGTTCCTTGGTTAATATCTTTATCAGAAGGATTGTCCTGACATATTGGCATGTACAAAATCATGAAGGAACAAAGCAACATGATAATGTATAAACAAGAATGGGGAAGAAAAAGGCGGTGAATCTAGCGCATACAAAAACAGTGAATAACAAGTGACCACCATACCTTAGGTATCGAATAATGTATGTCAAGCTTCCTACGCCTCAGTGGCTTACTTTGAAGTGCTCTTAGTGCATTTTGGGCTGCCCTTATATCATAATAAGAAATCATAACGAACCCACGATGTTTGCAGGCTGTGTAAAGTGCCCGGATATCTCCAAATCGCTAACAGAACAAAATACAATTGTCAATTTAACTAGCAAGGTAAACTACTTCAACTGGCTTGCATGCACTTGCAaattagaaattttaaaacaaagaaaataaagaagaaaaaaaacttataaagGAGGTTATAACCACCTCAAAAAGAGACTTCAACTCCAAATCTTCAACATTGCTATTAATATTCCGGACAAAAAGTGTTCTAGAAGGGTGTTCACCATTAGGGTGTTCACCCACAATTGAGCCATTACAACCCCCTAGACCATTGGAAACTCCCCCACTAAAATCAGAATCAGAGAGTCCTGCACAGATTTCTCCTTCTAGTTCCATGCCGCCACCACTGCTAAAGAGatcaaaatcttcaaatcCATCACCAATAATAGCATGAGTATTATAACCCAGCCCATCTATCACGCCGGAAAACAAGTCATTTTCATCAGGAAGGAGATTCCCAATCGTTTGTGcctcaatttcttcaagagatTCAAAGGGTTCTTCCTCATGTTGGGAAGCAACATTATTAGTAGCTTGATGAGGTATTAAATCATTCTTTAGTAATCTCACTGCATATTaaagaaagcaaaacaaaacaaaacaaaacaggaGATGTTAAGTTAATAAATATGCACATTTGTGGAAAATGCACAGAGTTATACATCAATCAAGTAGTATCAAGGAAAATATAGTCAGCTTAATTCAATTCAACAAAGACTTAATTCCAACAAATGCAAATGTAACTGATTAAATAATAGTACACAGAAGTAGAAAACAAACTAGAACATGTCTTATGCATGGACAAAAATAGGTTTTAGAAAGATTCTGGGCCGAGTTAATTGAAATGCGGTAATTTTATGCAAGATAAAGTTCGAGATTAGAACTTGTTAgacatgaaattgaagaaaatctttttgtgagaaaattaaagtttgcAGCTTCTTTTGCATGCTTGTTAAGGAATGATAGAACTGCAAATTTTTATATCTATCAACGAAACTAAAGAGTGTCTAGTCAACAGACGTTGCTGATTTGAGAAATATAGAAggtaatattattattaccCACAAGCAACATATGAGCAAacatttaatataatttaaaaggAAAGCTTACACTTTCTACTAAAAATTTCAGACAATGAACTTGAGAACAGACTACTTTCATGCTCGGCGCCGTGAAGAACAGTTTTGCTGCCAGCCGAGCTATAAGGTGTTGGCTTTGTGGACAAGTCTGACCACAATTTTGGTTGGTGATCCATAGGTTTCCACGAGGCCTTGGAGATGTTGGCAACTCCGCCAATGCTTAGCCTTTCTGTTTGTTCCCCAGCTAGATTGGATCGTGGCACATCCAAGTAATCTGCTGATTGTGCCCCAATTGGTAAAAGCTTTCTTGAGGGTAAAGAATGACTGAACATGCTGCCAGGTGTGGCTACCGTTCCATCCACTCCCACTGAAGGACAAAATTTACACAAGAGGGTAGTAAAAGTTATCACGCAGCCTTTTTTAGCATAGAATTTATTTGTTCAAATTTAGAGTATGCCCATAGGGGAAGGGTATAGTCTGTTGAATCAAGACAAAATTACAGTTTCCATTAAAAGGTTAGCATTCAAAACTTCTGTCAGACAAACTAACATTTATTTTCTACAAGACGGATCAAGTTAATtctcaatttcaatttaaacGCTTCtgagattagagcataaaaCCGATTACTTTATAGAGCAATAAGAACTTTTATTACAAAGTTGGGAATTGGGACAGCCAATTGTCATATGTTTGACCAAAATGAATGCAAAATACTTCTAAatgtttgaaattattttatcaTGACAActatttatgtttattttccCTCTTTGCAAGGCAATATACCACCAGTGTGGCGACTCAGACCCAAGTATCGAGCGAGAGAAGCAGGTGAACTTACTACCACACCACACGTCCCGACGGTTGTCATTATGTTAGGGCCGTCTGTTTGGTTGGGAAAATCTTTCAACTGGTAATGTTGTATAACTTCTATAACCCACTACGACTAATTAGCTGATAGACTGTATCAGGAAAATGTACAAATGCTCACCTTGGTAATCAGGCATGGTTTTCAGCTTCTGAAATCCAACTTGTCTCTGGTGCATCAAATTTGGCAAATTGGTAAATAGaaataacaactgaaaaaAGGTATGATGTGCTAAAAAGGGACTAAAAATTTATGATAGAGTTAAACAGGGTATGAAAGCCTTACAGGCACCTAAACACCAGTGCCATTTATCCATCGAAACTTCACGAAATACTAAAATTAgaacattttcattttaaaaggACAATAAGTACCTCAGAAGGAAAAGGAATTTCATCAAAGAAGTGGGAAGAGACAGATACACCCCTTTGATCCATTATTTCAAATGGCATCGTGC encodes the following:
- the LOC117627008 gene encoding protein MEI2-like 1 isoform X1 yields the protein MPFEIMDQRGVSVSSHFFDEIPFPSERQVGFQKLKTMPDYQVGVDGTVATPGSMFSHSLPSRKLLPIGAQSADYLDVPRSNLAGEQTERLSIGGVANISKASWKPMDHQPKLWSDLSTKPTPYSSAGSKTVLHGAEHESSLFSSSLSEIFSRKLRLLKNDLIPHQATNNVASQHEEEPFESLEEIEAQTIGNLLPDENDLFSGVIDGLGYNTHAIIGDGFEDFDLFSSGGGMELEGEICAGLSDSDFSGGVSNGLGGCNGSIVGEHPNGEHPSRTLFVRNINSNVEDLELKSLFERFGDIRALYTACKHRGFVMISYYDIRAAQNALRALQSKPLRRRKLDIHYSIPKDNPSDKDINQGTLVLFNLDSSVSNDELSKTFGSYGEIKEIRETPHKPHNKFIEFYDVRAAEAALHALNRSEIGGKQIKLEPSRPGGVRRGLVQVSEQEQDEYKFGHSPSESLSTGCKAMLRPGMVESSCMVNGSNLGLHSAVRSPVSALIENALLHQSSSVPDTLPSPATVASAGRKFSLCEPDHSLDDVKFGNQCIPSLHPHSLPEYHDIAHGIPCNSSGAIANMTGNVGLRMSEGTDRRPTCGVNANGHLMELNGGAFGSPGNGSCPVHAHPYLWNNSNSYQKHPSSPMMWQNSPSFINGPNAHRFPQMPGFHRTPPHMLNSTSPVQHHVGSAPAVNPSLWKRHAYSGESPDTSSLHLGSLGIAHFPSSPQMHPMEIPSHNIFSLVGGNFLDMTTSARQRSSQEICHMFPGRNSMSSMPTSFDSPNERVRHLSHRRNEANSNIADKKQYELDIERILRGEDRRTTLMIKNIPNKYTSKMLLAAIDEQCRGIYDFLYLPIDFKNKCNVGYAFINMVDPHQIVPFFKAFNGKKWEKFNSEKVASLAYARIQGKSALIAHFQNSSLMNEDKRCRPILFHTEGPNAGDPEPFPMGTNIRSRPGKPRTAGYEDNHNQGSPSANGEESSKVLGLGGSFNSSKESD
- the LOC117627008 gene encoding protein MEI2-like 1 isoform X2, which encodes MPDYQVGVDGTVATPGSMFSHSLPSRKLLPIGAQSADYLDVPRSNLAGEQTERLSIGGVANISKASWKPMDHQPKLWSDLSTKPTPYSSAGSKTVLHGAEHESSLFSSSLSEIFSRKLRLLKNDLIPHQATNNVASQHEEEPFESLEEIEAQTIGNLLPDENDLFSGVIDGLGYNTHAIIGDGFEDFDLFSSGGGMELEGEICAGLSDSDFSGGVSNGLGGCNGSIVGEHPNGEHPSRTLFVRNINSNVEDLELKSLFERFGDIRALYTACKHRGFVMISYYDIRAAQNALRALQSKPLRRRKLDIHYSIPKDNPSDKDINQGTLVLFNLDSSVSNDELSKTFGSYGEIKEIRETPHKPHNKFIEFYDVRAAEAALHALNRSEIGGKQIKLEPSRPGGVRRGLVQVSEQEQDEYKFGHSPSESLSTGCKAMLRPGMVESSCMVNGSNLGLHSAVRSPVSALIENALLHQSSSVPDTLPSPATVASAGRKFSLCEPDHSLDDVKFGNQCIPSLHPHSLPEYHDIAHGIPCNSSGAIANMTGNVGLRMSEGTDRRPTCGVNANGHLMELNGGAFGSPGNGSCPVHAHPYLWNNSNSYQKHPSSPMMWQNSPSFINGPNAHRFPQMPGFHRTPPHMLNSTSPVQHHVGSAPAVNPSLWKRHAYSGESPDTSSLHLGSLGIAHFPSSPQMHPMEIPSHNIFSLVGGNFLDMTTSARQRSSQEICHMFPGRNSMSSMPTSFDSPNERVRHLSHRRNEANSNIADKKQYELDIERILRGEDRRTTLMIKNIPNKYTSKMLLAAIDEQCRGIYDFLYLPIDFKNKCNVGYAFINMVDPHQIVPFFKAFNGKKWEKFNSEKVASLAYARIQGKSALIAHFQNSSLMNEDKRCRPILFHTEGPNAGDPEPFPMGTNIRSRPGKPRTAGYEDNHNQGSPSANGEESSKVLGLGGSFNSSKESD